In Arachis hypogaea cultivar Tifrunner chromosome 7, arahy.Tifrunner.gnm2.J5K5, whole genome shotgun sequence, the genomic window ttttattaattacagtTGACAACATACCAATGGAAGATTCACGGGGGAGTGGTCGACGAACTTGGCAAGACTATGCCAGACAACAAAGACAAAATACGAACAAAGAACAGAGGCAGCAACACCTTGCCAGAAGGCGTGCCAGTTACCGAGAGGGTATTAGACAAGGAAAACAAATCGATACATCAAGTGAACCAACTAACATGACAATACCGTTACAAAATATCACAAATATACCCGCTCAACAATAATCTGTATCAGGTACTCTAAGTTATACTTCCCATTAATAAATTTATGTTGTTAGTTTATCatttatatgaattattttttacaatatatatatgTTACTGGACTCTTAGTAccaattatgtataatttatttctTGAGTGTacctttaaattatcaaattacattattttcatcttaataataaattttctaCATATACAGATATTCACAATAACATCGGAGCTGGTTCAAGTAATATACCGAACGGTCCAAATATGGGTAGGAAtcctatatatttatatttatttaattaataataatttattttttcttaaattttgattgagtaattcttttattattggcctaaataatattattatagatattattatattgTCTTAATGTACTTTACATAATTATAAtctcaattattaaataatttaataattttttaatataatattatacaaatataaaatttttataactgtattattataagaaaaatatatattttcaatgtttactaatatatttgttattaaattttttgactCTGTAACACAAAACTTAGTAGATAATTCTGGTatattttttaaccttttttatatattctttttataattgttttcttttttttaacaaaaagtaAAAGGTGTATAACAAAAAATGTACACACAAATTGGTGCATATAACATTGGTTGTAATTATTTAACTAGTAAGGACGATGGCCTTCAACGTTTCCTTTAGGACTATAAAGACAACCAATAAGAGTGCACCCGCCAATAAGAAACATGCATAGTCTCTTTGGGCACTTAAGTTTGGCGCATCCAACATGAGTAGTTTCTCTCCAAACAACTTGAGTGTAGCATTCACACTTACCACCAATACACGAGTTGGATTTATGGTCGTAGTACTTTTTCTGTTCCACCCACTCTGCTACCGCTTTTGCTGCTGTATAGTGTTCAGGTTTCACATGCCACGCAAGATTCTTTCCGTACATAGAGGGCTTGGATGGCACAAATATTCCCTGGCAGATTGTGAGGTATTCATTCATCAACTTCTGAGCTattttttctagtttcacatccCACTTCAGCGGAGGAACCCCAACGCTTGCTCGTGCAGTGTTGTGGCCTCTCAAATACTCTTCTGGAGACTCTGCCTCATCAGCTACCACAGCTACTATGCACAATGGCAATAATACGCTTACAAAACTTATTATTATTACCATCTTCGTAATTCTCATTTTATTGTTCTCTGTTAATGCTCGCCAAATATTAGTGGAGAAGTCTTTAGGGTTAGATTGTTATAATATTGTAATGAATAATGGATATGTACAATCTATTTACATTATATCATATAGTTGCCTTTTGATGTACttgaatgaatatatatatatatatatatatatatatatatatatatatatatatatattgatttaattactagatgatcaagaaagaaatataaaatattcaTTATCAATTTGAAcagtataataattatataattgatGATTCTTGACCCTGTGATCTTTCATAATAACTTGGGGTCAAATTAAAAAATCTTGTAAATGTCTTAATCAAATAATGATGCAGGAACAAGGATGAATAGTAGATTAAGTATATTAATTAGTTAACTATAAAAAGAGAATACAAATTTTATATTGTTTaggatatataataaattttgtgttatgtattaatttcattttatctaagttataaattttttttactagtaTGAATAACTCATGTACTTTTTAGTTTTGAAGCGAAGGTGAGTTGAATATGATATAAACGGGATATTATATTGTCatacttcaaaagcgtggccaaaaagaGCCCATAGCTACACTCTTTAAGAATTACTGGTTTGACCATTAATACaccaaatcaattttttaaaaaatcctaaataagACACTCTACCCCAACTCAAAAACTCCCAAACCAAATGACTTAATCCCCTCTTCAATCTCATTTTTCATAGTATTAAAAACGGGAATAGATcctctcatcatttttttttcaattatttggtAAAGTGAATTTTTACCTTATATTTTTTAAGTGAGATAAAAAAACATGTTAGAAAAGATACTAAATGGtaaaaaaattacactttactCAACAATGgagaaaaaattggaaaaaaggacaaataggtccttgacttTTTGTCTCCCAAACATTTAAGTCCCCGaagatttgaaaatacatttaagtctctAACTTTCTCAAAATCTGGACACATCAATCTCTCTATTCACTTGGGTCTTTCAAACCCAACGGAAAAATTAAACGTGACTCCCGTTGTACTAATCTGATCGATGTACCTAAATTTTAAGGAAATTagggacttaaatgtattttcaaatcctCAAGGATTTAAATATCCACTGACTAAAAAATCAGGCATGAATTTATCCTTTTCCCAAAAACTGAGAACATTCACTCCCTATTCACTCCCGGCCCACAGCGTCTCATACAGCGATGaaacttctctctcttctttgtcATTGACGCCGCCTCATAGCACTCTGACTCACGTCCTGCGGCGATGCGACCTCTCCTGCATCCTCGAAGCAGTTCTCTCTCCGTCCTCCTCTACAGCACCATACACCAGCAGCTGCTGTTGTCCTCCACGCACCAACAATCACCGTAGTCCTCCACACACAATAGTAGCATACATCGATGCCATTATCCTCCACGCACAGAaggacctccctgcactcaaccACTCTTTGTCTACATCATCTCCTCAAGAATGGAACATCCGTGTTAGGTTGGTTCcacttttgattgttgttaattattGTTCTTAAATTATTAGTGATGAATTAGGgtttcttttactgcttttgcTTATGCTGATTTTTCTTAAATTGTTGGCGATGAATTAGGGTTTTTACTACTgttattttttgaaatgtttaatgTTAAggtttttttcactgcttttgcTTCTGAAATCATTAGTGATGATTTAGGGTTTTCTTAATCTGTTTTGATGATTGTGTTTCAAATTCTACTTTTATGATTCTAATTTTGAAACTAATGCAAAAATTGAGGCACAGTCCTTTACTATAAGAAAATAAgccttttgccacgcttttaaaacatgCCGAAAAGTGAAGCGATAGCTTTTTGCCACGCCTTTC contains:
- the LOC112701582 gene encoding pathogenesis-related protein 1B translates to MVIIISFVSVLLPLCIVAVVADEAESPEEYLRGHNTARASVGVPPLKWDVKLEKIAQKLMNEYLTICQGIFVPSKPSMYGKNLAWHVKPEHYTAAKAVAEWVEQKKYYDHKSNSCIGGKCECYTQVVWRETTHVGCAKLKCPKRLCMFLIGGCTLIGCLYSPKGNVEGHRPY